AtcaaatgcacaaataaaaaagaatatagAAAATGTCTTCTGCCATCAGTCCATCATACGCAGGAGACAGcaacatttactgtattttaagAAAGGGCCTCTAACATCAGGTCTGGGTCAGGGATTGTGTTTCAGGTATAGTGCTTTATGGTGGGTAACCTGTTCCCCCTCTGGgacctctcctcttctctcctctctgctgttgcCCCACAACCACCTCCTCCTTTCACGTtcgctcctcctccaccttcttcttctctttcttttcctttcttagGATAAGCCTCTGCattcctgctgctctgcttcccTCTAAGCAccaagagatgagaggaggaaattAAAGACCTGCAGTATGTGAATGAAGGCTGTGCTCATTTCTGCAGCATGATTAATTTATTAGTTGCATGTCAAGAGCTTGTGCAGCAACTCCAATATTAACACACAGTAATATACACATCAGTTTGCCAGGAAATAATAGAATGATATCTACTTACAGTAAATGTAGTAAAATAGTCAAGGAGATTCAAATTTTAGtgtcttgtctttgtctctcttcagTCTCAGGGCATCAAAAAAGATTGTTCCTACTTACATTTACCTTAAGTTGCATTACATTTGGCAAATCATAAATGAAGCTGGGTAAACCCAATACAAAAATGAAACTAAGAACAAACTGATATTGAACTATATAATTCAGACAACCTCAAACAAGTGGTACTCATGTGAAGGATTAATGTCCAGTTTTTATTCACATATTCAGTCATTTTGATGCCATTTTGTTCTCTTATATTTTTGTGTCCATCACCTCTACCTGTTGTGCCTCACTGAGCTCCTCAGTTTGCTGTCTAGCGCCCCTTGTGGCCGGGTGGAGTACTGTCTTCTTTGGGCCTCGATGGTGGAGGACAGCTGTGGCAGATGGGGATAGATGGGGAGAAATTACAGTTCCAAGCACTTCAGACTCATAAACCTTAAGTCCACCTGTTTGTTCATTatgcactgcatgtgtgtgtctgttttggttCACAGGGAAGAGCCAGTCACACGTTGTGAAATGCTTCAACACATAGAAATGTGTGATTCTAAAATGTTTAGAGGGAAATGTGGTTGATTTCCTTGCAGCTGTATTTCCTTCAGCCCTGCAGGAACCACTGATGTTGCAGCATTAGGCAGAAAGTCCTTGAGTAACTTTTTTCACTGAACAGGGACTCGGCTGTTACACAACAGGACAGAGCAGCTCCAGAGGATGAATGAGAAATCATAATTAGACCTGCTGCTCTTTGCACTCTACTGTTCTTTTGTAGCACTTTGCCATTGCAGCAATTCTTCAGGTTGCCGTATAATGAATATCTGATGATTTGTAGTcaatatgtttggttttagaGCGACTTGCTTGAACTGCCAGGAGTTGTGAGAACTTGTATTATCACGGATCAAAGAGAACGCTTACCTTGGCAATTTCTGAAAGATACGCCCGTCTCTCGTCGTTGGTTTTGTGAAATGCctgaaagaaacagaggagctgtCAGTAATCTGTCTGCTCGTGGCAAAgtgcttgttgtgtgtgtatatttctaCAATGTTAACGAGCAGCAGATTACAACAGGGAGTTAGTGGTTGCACGTGTCGTGCGTTAAACCCACATTCATCTGAAATCTTGCTGTTTGTTGAGCAGAACAATAAACAAAGAACCAAATCACCAACCTAAGAGCACATTGGCCCGGTCGTAGCAGCACAAGACAAAAAGGAATGCGAAACATTCACAAAATATCAGACAAATCTTTTTCAATTCTTTGCTAATGATGGTAATTTGTCACTTTAATATGTTTAACATGGGAGAATTTAAAGCCGTTTGTCTAAGAAATAATCAAACTGGACCAGGACACATTGTGACCTTCGGTAATGCTCAACAGAAAATCCCTGTAACTGTATCAGCGACAACAACTGACACCAGCACCTTTCCCTCCTGTTGGGTTCTGAGGTGACAGTCCATCAGCTGAGTCTGGAGGTCGCACTTCTCTTCGCTCAGGAGCTTCAGACGctgcctcagtgtttcctgcagGGAAACGTGTAAACACAACAAGAGACTTATAATAAAGAGGGAGGAGACCTGGTGTATTTCTGGGTTTGAATCCCTCTCGTCCTTGTTATTGTGTATtgtacatttgaaatgtttctaaaccagtttttaaagaACCAATCGGGTGTTTTTAACTCAGCAAAGTATGTTAAGCATGCCTGCAGATTGCagttacatttttatgtaaGCATTTGAAATACATATGTTAATCCTGCTTATTCAAATACTGTGTGCAAGCTTGGCAGGCGGAAAGCACCGTGTTGTTTTCACCCGTTTCTGTGTGTgggcgagtgtgtgtggttacaaaATAATGGACGGATCTTCACAAACTTATCTCAAGACTTTTGGAGCAGATCGGTCTAAGCTAGATACAAAAATAtggtctgaaaatgtttttttccaagaTAAAATCTTTCCAATTCTAAAGCTTATAATGATCAGAATTCCCCCCATCATGTgacatcatgaagaagtcacaatGAAGTCAGAAATGACATCATGCATATTTAAGAAATGCACTTTTTGAGGTATCTCTCCATCCCAAAGCACTATGGACACAACATGAAGCTTATTTTGAttgtgaaatataatttatgaTCATATGGTAGAGATTAAATCAATATGAAGTTAGGAAATTACATTGTATAGTGTAGTAATGCATTAACTTTCTACAGATTATTAACATTATACAATCATTCCTCATAAATGGTGAAATGATGTTGTGATGAAGTCAtcatgaaatgtgtttattacaatataaaaaatgtgcatTGTCTGTTTGGGGTATACATTACCCCTCCGATCATTTTCATCCTAATCAATGATTGTGAAGCCCCTCCACAAGTTCACAACACATGCTAACTCAAAGTATATTATTAAAAGTATCAGAGATATATTAATTTGCTGATGCATTGTAAAGATCAGAATTCAGGAGGTACAGTATACAAGTACTGATGACACCACAATTATCTGTTGTTGCTCTATTTGTTACCATGGTCCTAACATGTCGTCATGGCACTAACTGAAGAGTAATCTATATTCTTCTCTCATATTCAGTCTGTCTAAGTGTCGCTCTCACAGTTTGACTCCTGATCTCCGGTCAGTGTCGTGGTCACGGCTCCACTAATGAGCATCTGTTAGTTCTGCCTTGAGGCACAAGGACAAACACATATTTAGACTCTATAGtgaattcatgtgtgtgtgttaaaacgTTGTAATTAGTGCGCATCACTCTCCCTTGGTTTGTAATCCTGTGATTACAGTGCTGTGATTAAACTGGTGCATCAGTGGAGAGGACGGAGGGAAGCTGTTGTTACAACTCTCTCTGTGCTGCCGTCTCCTCCCCTCATTCTGCGTCTCTGGCTCTCTCTGCTGGTGTGAGCCTCTAACTCATGTACACCTCCAGCTCTGGGTGTCAtcgtcattttttaaaaacctcccAAAGCAAAAAGGAACACAGCGAAAAACAGATCACTCACCACTGCCATGTCATCATAAGACCGGATGGAGGCCAATCGATCTGTGAAAAGCAAGAGAGTGTGTGAACATCACGTACGAACACAATAGATACAAACTTACTAGAGATAGATGAATAtatctgaatgaatgaatatgaataaatatatattatatttgaatttCAACATGCATCTTTCAAATGGGAACATTGTGAATTAAATATACCCTGTGCTGTACTGTGCATATAGTACTGTACCTTTATATGGCTCTATTACTATACTGTATTCTTTAAGAACGCTTCATCACCTATCTTCTTTCTCCTTTCAGAGCAAACAGAAAATCCTGATCTAAACTAGTTCTTTTGTAGATTTATTGCTATGGTTCAGTTCTCGGTGCGGAGAATGTAAATCAAACTGTTCGCGTGTGTAAAGCATGATTTGAATTTACATAACCAATAAAACCTACTAAATTTAAACAGCCTGCAGTTATACTGTGCTTTTATAGTCTTAAGTACTAAAAGCACCTTGCACTACAAATCACATTCAGCCCTTCACACACTGTGGGAGACATGAATAAGTCAagaagaatattattattaatattttggTTATGAAACAAGCTGTAATGGGTTTGTATTTTGGAGGtatcattttgattatttcaaTTTTATGCTATTTTCTATCGCACATCATCCTTCACATCATTTGATTGAACCaacaaccttctggttagtggacaaccggctcttcctcctgagccacagctgctcaaaCACATGAATGTTCTTCCAGAATAAAAGCCTTTAAAAGCTGGAACTTACCCATGGGGTTCCCTCGCAGGTCCTCCAGTCTCTCGTGGATGAGTGAGATCTGTCTTTCCAACTGTCTGTTGAGCTCAATCTGTGTCTCATACCTCGTCTTCCACTCGTTACCTGGTgcagaaggagaaacagaggaaactgtCACATTTCATAAACAACCCAAAAGAGGGATAGTGATAGAAACTGGAGGACACCAGCTAAgataacattttctttacatttcattcTCTGCTTGTTGATAGAGAACCTTTTTTTAACTTGACTGAGCTTCTGTGTCGTGCTTTTGGAGTCTTCTTAGCTGGTTTCCCACTTTTAGAGAGAAGCTGCCATTCAATTAACAGTTTCtctaaatgaaaaacagataaatatCTGAACTATTTGAATCTTCCAGCTTAATGCAAGTCAACAAAAATCTTGATTGTAAGTCTCTTTGCAAGTCAAGTCTTGTGAAAAGCAAAATCTATTTATAAACTGGTTTCAGTGACTGTTCTCCAGGTTTGTTATCTCCTGACTCCAGTTTGCTTTTGTTGATGataatttctatttttatttattcatttagctTCATACGACTCTTGATTTTTGCATTCagaatcatccatccatccatccatctatttatccacctatccatccatctatccatttatCTATCAGctatttatccatttattaatccatctatccatctattcatctatctttCTTTAGTGGAACTTAAATGATCATCTAACCACATTTTCAGACAACCTGTAGATTCTACAGTGTTTCACCAGAGATCGTTAGTTACCTTACACGTTGAAGCCCGGTCATactgaggtcctggttagggACCATGAGATATGAGTTCTGgttgggttaaggttaggcatgaattggtcaagaatggaaacgtttgtgtgtgtgtgtgtacaaattaACTAAAGAAagcatggatggattttcagtCATCATTACGTGGAAGGGATTATCCAGTAACTATTTGGTCACTCAAGTTATTAGATCATCTCGATTAACGTGGCAGAGATGAAGTGGTGAGAAGCAGTTTggttttttattctctcccaACAGAAATACAAGTACATGTTCAAAAGACTGAAGTCAGGTGGTATTTCAAACTGGACTGTAACACCAgctgtccacagactgaagctCAAACACTCAACCAGGGGTGGGACGTGACCAAAGGAAGaatacacacaggaagtttCCCACAAACTTAACTCAATACGTATATGGTTAATTCCAAGTGACagcaaacaagcacacaactgcagatgaatctGAGGTCTGACCGActgcgtggatggtaaaaactttaggGATGATAATGCAAGCACAtggcaaatagtgctgcaaaTTGCACGACACAAAACGATACAAAGCAGCAATGTGGCAAAACACCAATCTAGAGATTccatgttataataataagagAAGCGTAAAAATGGTTTGGTTGATTATGAAAATGTGGTGGAACAAACTACAATCTGGTGGCCGCCACCGTCTGGATAATGAACTGGAAACGCTGCTTTGACATATTACATAATACTtattagccttggtggaggtatggaCTGTCAGAGCAACATTCTAGTTTCAAATTAGTTTAATGTTAGAAACAGCTAAGAAGCTTGTTAAAAGGCAATGGGAGATGGAACTCTTGGTTTATTATGTTACATCCAATACACTTCCATGATTATTAAGAGACTATTGCTGCTTACAAATAAAACTCGTGAGTTTGTGGTTACAAAGTCATGAACATGGTGTTTAAGTTGTGAGAACATTGCTGCAAGGTAAAGTTTTACTGAGGTTACTGTCAGTGTCTAGAAGCCACAGATACACAATCTAACACGTTAGCAGGTGAGTCACACAACACAGGAAATGTATagaagtctttttttaaactaagaaTAATGAGGAAGTGATTTTTTACAAGATGAGATCTGATAAACagtctcacacagacaaacagaccatTCTGACTTCAGtccttcattttctctgtgatcgatttttaccatttaaagtttaaatttttGATGAGCTTTCATAAAAAGTCATACTTTCTGTTGAGAAGCTGAAGACAACACTGGCCATGTTGTCGGcaggagctgaatgtgtgttcaTGGGTTTGTTCCTGTACATCTCAGGTATGAATGACCGTTTATTTCTACAAAACTAACTGTGAATCGTAACTGAACCgtaagaaattaaaatgtttatcagCATATTAGTCAATTGTAGAttgattgaaagaaaaaaagatgacacTCAAAATATTTTCTCAGATCCTGCTCTTCACATATATTACAGCAAATCggtatttacaaaaacaattaatgtACTATTCATCTACTGGAAGTTAAGAACTATAAAATTGCTTTTCTGTTAAAGGGGTTGGAGCAAACAGCATCTGTGCCTTAGAAGGTTCATCAGTGGATCTACCCTGCTCAGCTCAACTTCCCAAAACAAGCATGAAATGGTTCACTGTTCGCTGGGAGGACAACAAGAAGGTTCAAGATCAGATCTTTGCAGATGGAAAACGTGTGAACATATCTGAAGAGAGCAACTTCACTATTATGATCAATGATCTGGAGAGAGTGATAAAAACACTTACTGTTGTAGTGACGTTAATGACACACTAAATAAATGCCAGGGTGGAGAAATTCAGCTCCTTGTTGCAGGTACAGTGgttcagttatttattattaatttattactgcaaaaataacatcagtgcattaattcttgttttattcaacatcatCTCAGACCTGCAGGTGAAGGTGTTTCCTGCCacaggagaaaagacagtgtccctgatgtgcagcagcagttgtccTCTGACTGAAAGCCCTGTGGTCTATATCTGGTACaagaacacagagtttctctatCAGGACTCGTCTCCTTGGTACCAGGAGCTAATCAGCAGCGAGGAATCAGTCACATACTCCTGTGCTGTCAGAGGCTACGAGCATCTCAGAGCCCCTGAAGTCTCACTGGGTGAGTGACAACATGTGGCTCCGTATCCTGGTGACTTGAATTGTAAAGCTTGTGAAAAACTGTTCACCACAGAatgtggtttttcttttgtccagcTTCTCTCACATCAGCCTGCTTCACTGTGACCTATGCTAAAGGCAGAATGTGCTCAAATCAGCAGAGACCAGAAGATGAGCCGTGCTCCATCACATATCCCAGAGGtgaagtttcacaaataattacatgcaaacacactcccaACCCCATACCTCTAAATCCTTTAAATAATGTTCTCACAATTTAAAAGATCTACAGTGTTTCACCAGAGATCGTTAGTTACCTTACACGTTGAAGCCCGGTCATactgaggtcctggttagggACCATGAGATATGAGTTCTGGTTGGGTTAAGGTTATGCATGAATTGGTCAAGAAtggaaacatgtgtgtgtgtgtgtgtgtgtgtgtgtgtgtgtgtgtgtgtgcgtgtgcgtgtgtgtgtgtgtgtgtgtgtacaaattaACTAAAGAAagcatggatggattttcactcATCATTACGTGGCAGGGATTATCCAGTAACTATTTGGTCACTCAAGTTATTAGATCATCTCGATTAACGTGGCAGAGATGAAGTGGTgagaagcagtttgtttttttattctctcccaACAGAAGTACATGTTCAAAAGACTGAAGTCTGGGGGTATTTCAAACTGGCCTGTAACACCAgctgtccacagactgaagctCAAACCATCACATGGTACAAAAACAGACGATTGGAGCCGGCACCACAACGAGTTCACATCTCCTCTCCTGACTCTTACTCCTGTGCTGTAAAGCACCTGCTCTCAGATGAAGTTTGTGAGTATGAGCCCGTTTGTGCTCTGTTATAATTCATAAAAGATTTGAGTCAAGAGCCTGTAAAAGGGAGAAAGATAAactgtttgatgatttgtttaaaatctcTGTTTCAGGTATTCAGGATAAATACTGCTTCACAGTGAATTATGTCAACAGGAGGATCTGTGCTCTGCAAGGTTCCTCAGTGAACATCTCCAGTGAATACTCGCATCCTTACAACCAGCAGTCGAAGTCTAA
The Hippoglossus stenolepis isolate QCI-W04-F060 chromosome 15, HSTE1.2, whole genome shotgun sequence DNA segment above includes these coding regions:
- the ccdc169 gene encoding coiled-coil domain containing 169 yields the protein METPRGTNLPSVFSDRNMAADSEFSKYDATRLQEELEQEKEMREMLEESVCDLRGTMCELQERLHSVDGEGNEWKTRYETQIELNRQLERQISLIHERLEDLRGNPMDRLASIRSYDDMAVETLRQRLKLLSEEKCDLQTQLMDCHLRTQQEGKAFHKTNDERRAYLSEIAKLSSTIEAQRRQYSTRPQGALDSKLRSSVRHNRGKQSSRNAEAYPKKGKEREEEGGGGANVKGGGGCGATAERREEERSQRGNRLPTIKHYT
- the LOC118125917 gene encoding uncharacterized protein LOC118125917 isoform X3 encodes the protein MLSAGAECVFMGLFLYISDLQVKVFPATGEKTVSLMCSSSCPLTESPVVYIWYKNTEFLYQDSSPWYQELISSEESVTYSCAVRGYEHLRAPEVSLASLTSACFTVTYAKGRMCSNQQRPEDEPCSITYPREVHVQKTEVWGYFKLACNTSCPQTEAQTITWYKNRRLEPAPQRVHISSPDSYSCAVKHLLSDEVCIQDKYCFTVNYVNRRICALQGSSVNISSEYSHPYNQQSKSKSWYKNRRSDMAAGEELIKNTDRIKFHGLMNRHILTINKLMKSDSAEYIFRIGSDAGKWSALPGVTLVVTGLEVMFSPSEEVTEGQRVTLTCRTSCPLTDNMNYIWYLNNQPLNLTKTQSKYLVLDPVSSEHAGNYSCKVKMLQKSSLQKMLTVHRRRKWTQAAIIIVALLLVVIPTSVFLWIRRKMTSIQSPRTETSVNLEEISPGQVYDDISAQPTEEDDIL
- the LOC118125917 gene encoding uncharacterized protein LOC118125917 isoform X4, which translates into the protein MLSAGAECVFMGLFLYISDLQVKVFPATGEKTVSLMCSSSCPLTESPVVYIWYKNTEFLYQDSSPWYQELISSEESVTYSCAVRGYEHLRAPEVSLASLTSACFTVTYAKGRMCSNQQRPEDEPCSITYPREVHVQKTEVWGYFKLACNTSCPQTEAQTITWYKNRRLEPAPQRVHISSPDSYSCAVKHLLSDEVCIQDKYCFTVNYVNRRICALQGSSVNISSEYSHPYNQQSKSKSWYKNRRSDMAAGEELIKNTDRIKFHGLMNRHILTINKLMKSDSAEYIFRIGSDAGKWSALPGVTLVVTGLEVMFSPSEEVTEGQRVTLTCRTSCPLTDNMNYIWYLNNQPLNLTKTQSKYLVLDPVSSEHAGNYSCKVKMLQKSSLQKMLTVHRRRKWTQAAIIIVALLLVVIPTSVFLWIR